The Streptomyces sp. NL15-2K genome contains a region encoding:
- a CDS encoding NAD(P)/FAD-dependent oxidoreductase — protein MKRIVVVGGSIAALTAAESLRAEGFNGQVTVLSDEPHQPYSRVPLSKGVLAGREPADSALLAPPGEDIQFRTGARAVQLDVRGRAVTLTDGTQVPYDGLVVATGARARRLTGRNDLALRTLDDAAALASRLAVARSAIVLGGGFLGMEIATTCRALGLDVTVVDLVPPLLRLLGPWLADLAVAAARDHGIRVRVAPDGVDVLGEHRVRCGEQIFEADVIVCAAGDLPNTDWLKDSGLPLDAGGGLVADTCCRVAPGVVAAGDVVSRQGRRTPHWTNAVEQGRAAAAGLLHGASARPYRPDPYFWTEQSGLDIKISGELPLTGAPEVLAGSVNDRSALLRWRNDAGTATAVAVNHRLPVIKLKRLGAGVPAAA, from the coding sequence GTGAAGCGGATCGTCGTGGTCGGCGGGTCCATTGCCGCGCTGACGGCAGCGGAGAGCCTGCGGGCAGAGGGGTTCAACGGACAGGTGACCGTCCTGTCCGACGAGCCTCACCAGCCCTACTCGCGGGTCCCGCTGTCCAAGGGCGTCCTGGCTGGCAGGGAACCCGCGGATTCAGCCCTGCTTGCCCCTCCGGGCGAGGACATCCAGTTCCGCACCGGGGCACGGGCCGTACAACTGGACGTCCGCGGCCGTGCGGTGACGCTGACCGACGGCACGCAGGTACCGTACGACGGGCTGGTCGTCGCCACCGGTGCCCGGGCCCGTCGCCTGACCGGCCGCAACGATCTGGCGCTGCGCACTCTGGATGACGCCGCGGCCCTCGCTTCCCGGCTTGCCGTCGCCCGGAGCGCGATCGTGCTGGGCGGCGGCTTCCTCGGCATGGAGATCGCCACGACCTGCCGCGCCCTGGGCCTGGACGTCACGGTGGTCGACCTCGTCCCACCGTTGCTCAGGCTCCTCGGACCATGGCTGGCCGATCTCGCCGTCGCGGCCGCGCGGGATCACGGCATACGTGTCCGGGTCGCGCCGGACGGCGTCGACGTCCTGGGTGAACACCGAGTGCGCTGTGGTGAGCAGATCTTCGAGGCCGACGTGATCGTGTGCGCGGCCGGAGACCTACCCAACACCGACTGGCTGAAGGACTCCGGCCTGCCCCTGGATGCCGGCGGCGGCCTCGTCGCCGACACGTGCTGCCGCGTCGCGCCGGGCGTGGTCGCCGCCGGGGACGTCGTGTCCCGGCAGGGACGCCGAACTCCGCACTGGACCAACGCAGTCGAGCAAGGCCGGGCGGCCGCGGCCGGCCTGCTGCACGGCGCGTCGGCCCGGCCCTACCGACCGGACCCGTATTTCTGGACCGAGCAGTCCGGACTCGACATCAAGATCAGCGGCGAACTGCCGCTCACCGGGGCCCCCGAAGTCCTAGCCGGCTCGGTGAACGACCGCAGTGCGCTGCTGAGGTGGCGGAATGACGCAGGCACGGCCACAGCCGTCGCTGTCAATCACCGCCTCCCCGTGATCAAACTAAAGCGGCTCGGCGCGGGAGTGCCCGCCGCCGCGTAG
- a CDS encoding ferredoxin, with amino-acid sequence MSRIVVDFDRCEGHGLCEQTAPDVFQLDDEGELHLTHAEVAPERESAVAAAVRVCPVAALKVQP; translated from the coding sequence ATGTCGAGGATCGTGGTGGACTTCGACCGTTGCGAGGGCCACGGGCTGTGTGAGCAGACCGCGCCCGACGTGTTCCAGCTCGACGACGAGGGCGAACTGCACCTGACCCACGCGGAGGTGGCCCCGGAGCGCGAGAGCGCCGTCGCCGCCGCAGTACGGGTCTGCCCCGTCGCGGCCCTGAAGGTCCAGCCGTGA
- a CDS encoding cytochrome P450 produces the protein MTHATLPLPTSDVDLFADEVLHDPYPALRRLREAGPAVRLTTYDAWVLPRYDHVRAALADHERFSSAQGVGYEDQFNAPMKGSVLASDPPDHTRLRAVLSDKLAPKALAKLRTRIAALADDLVADAVAKGDFDAVADLAAVFPVTVVADLIGLTEEARGPLLSFADAAFNTFGPFNARAQASLPFVGQMFEYLNTVMVPENLRPDGWAASVHQAADRGEIEPASVIPLLSAYVVASMDTTINGIGNTILLFAQHPEAYQEVRAEPALLQPAFEESLRLESPAQGFFRRTTQPVDIEGITIPADTKVLLSWASANRDERRWERPEEFLVRRNPVDHVGFGYGVHGCAGQGLARLEAQAVLGALVRHTSSIELAGEPVRKLNNVIRGLASLPVTVRAEGK, from the coding sequence GTGACGCATGCGACCTTGCCTCTGCCCACCTCCGACGTCGACCTGTTCGCCGACGAGGTGCTGCACGACCCGTACCCGGCTCTCCGCCGGCTCCGGGAAGCGGGCCCCGCGGTACGGCTGACCACCTACGACGCATGGGTCCTGCCCCGCTACGACCACGTCCGCGCGGCCCTGGCCGACCACGAACGGTTCTCGTCCGCGCAGGGAGTGGGATACGAGGACCAGTTCAACGCCCCGATGAAGGGAAGCGTGCTGGCCAGCGACCCGCCGGACCATACCCGGCTTCGGGCGGTGCTGTCCGACAAGCTCGCCCCCAAAGCCCTGGCCAAGCTCCGCACCCGGATCGCCGCCCTCGCGGACGACCTCGTCGCCGACGCCGTGGCCAAGGGTGATTTCGACGCCGTGGCGGATCTTGCCGCGGTGTTCCCCGTGACCGTGGTCGCCGACCTGATCGGACTCACCGAGGAAGCAAGGGGCCCGCTGCTGTCGTTCGCGGACGCGGCGTTCAACACCTTCGGCCCGTTCAACGCCCGCGCCCAGGCATCCCTGCCCTTTGTCGGCCAAATGTTCGAGTATCTGAACACGGTGATGGTGCCGGAGAACCTCCGCCCGGACGGCTGGGCCGCCAGCGTCCACCAGGCCGCGGACCGGGGAGAAATCGAACCGGCCTCCGTGATCCCCCTGTTGTCCGCGTACGTGGTCGCGAGCATGGACACCACCATCAACGGCATCGGCAACACGATCCTCCTCTTCGCCCAGCATCCCGAGGCCTACCAGGAGGTGCGCGCGGAACCGGCACTCCTCCAACCGGCGTTCGAGGAGTCACTGCGGCTGGAGTCCCCCGCACAGGGCTTCTTCCGGCGCACCACCCAGCCGGTGGACATCGAGGGCATCACCATCCCCGCCGACACCAAAGTCCTGCTGTCCTGGGCCTCGGCCAACCGGGACGAACGCAGGTGGGAGCGCCCCGAGGAGTTCCTCGTCCGCCGCAACCCGGTCGACCACGTCGGCTTCGGCTACGGCGTCCACGGCTGCGCCGGCCAGGGGCTGGCCCGTCTGGAGGCGCAGGCCGTACTCGGCGCGCTGGTGCGGCACACGTCGTCGATCGAGCTCGCGGGCGAGCCGGTCCGCAAGCTCAACAACGTGATCAGGGGCCTGGCCTCGCTCCCCGTCACGGTACGCGCGGAAGGGAAGTGA
- a CDS encoding TetR/AcrR family transcriptional regulator — protein MVTSTDRNSELAIRPPRQERTRQAWIRILEAGAAIIEEGGYEAFTIAAVCERAKVAPRAIYDRTTSKEALFLAVYEHGLSRIRADEEVFDREERWAGLDGRTLVVEAVAEFAGIFERHAAFLKPMVLLSGAHSEVYRRARAYTAQMADRFTAVVLGAAHEITHPDPETAVRLCFSTVFASLMMRVGYGPDFAAPAADTDAFVRHLTQTAVRYLFGGE, from the coding sequence GTGGTGACATCCACGGACAGGAACAGCGAGCTCGCGATACGTCCGCCGCGACAGGAACGGACCCGGCAGGCATGGATCCGGATCCTCGAGGCGGGTGCCGCGATCATCGAGGAGGGCGGGTACGAGGCTTTCACCATCGCGGCTGTCTGCGAGCGCGCCAAGGTCGCACCACGGGCCATCTACGACCGTACGACCAGCAAGGAGGCCCTCTTCCTCGCCGTCTACGAGCACGGTCTCAGCCGCATCCGCGCCGACGAGGAGGTCTTCGACCGCGAGGAGCGCTGGGCCGGCCTCGACGGGCGCACGCTGGTGGTCGAGGCCGTCGCCGAATTCGCCGGGATCTTCGAGCGCCACGCGGCGTTCCTAAAACCAATGGTGCTGCTCAGCGGAGCCCACTCGGAGGTCTACCGCCGGGCCCGTGCCTACACCGCGCAGATGGCGGACCGGTTCACCGCCGTGGTCCTCGGCGCCGCGCACGAGATCACACACCCCGATCCCGAAACGGCCGTACGCCTCTGCTTCAGCACGGTCTTCGCCTCTCTCATGATGCGGGTCGGCTACGGCCCGGACTTCGCCGCTCCCGCCGCCGACACCGACGCCTTCGTGCGACACCTCACCCAGACAGCGGTGCGGTACCTGTTCGGCGGTGAGTGA
- a CDS encoding dihydrodipicolinate synthase family protein, which yields MARYTRAEARDWARENLVGVVNCTIPSFTADLKAINEKAIRHDTRLAIEHGFMGTLGVSEVSIQLPEYLDFLRVIKDEAGDRLLLTHHASWNNLEQNIEAVKGAEEAGAELVLLSYPPNFYPESEQEIYDYTKAVCDATNLGVMLFPMYLWGFSPRIHPSDIPVRLIRRLLDDCPNIVAIKAEGGFPSIQSVIECHRHFGDEVVISMPIEGELIPLSQIMPLQFSATSDHEYYGPMIPRVFQLLREGKYDDAAEIYWQLHPARKIKSGLAPALHGGAFINRQAWKFQGWLQGYNGGPLRMPTQRIHDAQMNALRKGLIDAGLEPSMDPFREFFIGRNPA from the coding sequence ATGGCCCGCTACACCCGCGCCGAAGCCCGCGACTGGGCACGCGAGAACCTCGTCGGCGTCGTCAACTGCACGATCCCGTCCTTCACGGCCGACCTGAAGGCGATCAACGAGAAGGCGATCCGCCACGACACCCGCCTCGCCATCGAGCACGGCTTCATGGGCACCCTCGGCGTCTCGGAAGTCTCCATCCAGCTCCCCGAGTACCTGGACTTCCTGCGCGTCATCAAGGACGAGGCGGGCGACCGGCTGCTGCTCACCCACCACGCCAGCTGGAACAACCTGGAGCAGAACATCGAGGCCGTGAAGGGCGCGGAGGAGGCGGGCGCCGAGCTGGTGCTGCTGTCGTACCCGCCGAACTTCTACCCCGAGTCCGAGCAGGAGATCTACGACTACACCAAGGCCGTCTGCGACGCGACGAACCTCGGCGTCATGCTCTTCCCGATGTACCTGTGGGGCTTCAGCCCGCGCATCCACCCCTCCGACATCCCCGTACGCCTGATCCGGCGTCTGCTCGACGACTGCCCCAACATCGTCGCCATCAAGGCCGAGGGTGGGTTCCCCAGCATCCAGAGCGTCATCGAGTGCCACCGTCACTTCGGTGACGAGGTCGTCATCTCGATGCCCATCGAGGGCGAGCTGATCCCGCTGTCGCAGATCATGCCGCTGCAGTTCTCGGCCACCAGCGATCACGAGTACTACGGCCCGATGATCCCGCGCGTCTTCCAGCTGCTGCGGGAGGGCAAGTACGACGACGCCGCCGAGATCTACTGGCAGCTCCACCCGGCCCGCAAGATCAAGTCGGGGCTCGCCCCGGCCCTGCACGGCGGCGCGTTCATCAACCGCCAGGCATGGAAGTTCCAGGGCTGGCTCCAGGGCTACAACGGCGGTCCCCTCCGCATGCCCACCCAGCGCATTCACGACGCCCAGATGAACGCCTTGCGCAAGGGCCTCATCGACGCGGGTCTCGAACCGAGCATGGACCCGTTCCGCGAGTTCTTCATCGGCCGCAACCCGGCCTGA
- a CDS encoding NAD-dependent succinate-semialdehyde dehydrogenase, with amino-acid sequence MSKTVSNAVSKTVSNAVRRELDDPSLLKTAAYVDGTWITTDATLAVHNPSTGDLLAEVPLLDRARTTAAIDAAHRALPAWRARPAKERSRLLRRWFDLVTEHAEDLARLIVLEEGKPYPEAVGEVAYAASFLEWFAEEAKRIRGDVMEAPEASRRIVVLKEPVGVCAAITPWNFPAAMITRKAGPALAAGCTMVLKPAEQTPLTALALAELADRAGIPAGVFNVVTGDPREIGPELTGNPLVRKITFTGSTEVGRLLLAQAARTVKKTSMELGGNAPVLVFDDADLDEAVEGLIATKYRNTGQACISANRVYVQDGIHDAFAKKLAERVGALAVGDGFDKGVQQGPLIDEDAVAKVESHVADAVAHGAVVLHGGRRHARGGLFYEPTVLTGVTAEMAVTREETFGPVTPLVRFTDESDAVRMANDTEFGLAAYLFAKDAERIWRVAAALEAGMVGINTGLISNETAPFGGVKQSGIGREGSVHGLDEFLELKYLAWEGAKAPTSAHEPA; translated from the coding sequence GTGAGCAAGACCGTGAGCAACGCCGTGAGCAAGACCGTGAGCAACGCCGTACGCAGGGAACTCGACGACCCGTCCCTGCTGAAGACCGCCGCTTACGTCGACGGCACCTGGATCACCACCGACGCCACCCTCGCCGTACACAACCCGTCCACCGGCGACCTGCTGGCCGAAGTGCCGCTGCTCGACCGGGCTCGGACCACCGCGGCGATCGACGCGGCGCACCGCGCGCTGCCGGCCTGGCGAGCGCGCCCGGCCAAGGAGCGGTCGCGGCTCCTGAGGCGTTGGTTCGACCTGGTCACCGAGCACGCGGAGGACCTCGCCCGGCTGATCGTCCTGGAGGAGGGCAAGCCGTACCCGGAGGCCGTCGGCGAGGTCGCGTACGCGGCGTCGTTCCTGGAGTGGTTCGCCGAGGAGGCCAAGCGCATCCGCGGCGACGTCATGGAGGCGCCGGAAGCCTCGCGCAGGATCGTCGTCCTGAAGGAGCCGGTCGGCGTGTGCGCGGCGATCACCCCGTGGAACTTCCCCGCCGCGATGATCACCCGCAAGGCGGGGCCCGCGCTGGCCGCGGGCTGCACGATGGTCCTCAAGCCCGCCGAGCAGACCCCGCTGACCGCCCTGGCGCTCGCCGAACTCGCCGACCGGGCGGGCATCCCGGCGGGCGTGTTCAACGTGGTCACCGGTGATCCGCGCGAGATCGGTCCCGAGCTGACGGGCAACCCACTGGTCCGCAAGATCACCTTCACGGGCTCCACCGAGGTCGGCCGGCTGCTGCTGGCCCAGGCGGCGCGGACGGTGAAGAAGACATCGATGGAGCTGGGCGGCAACGCGCCCGTCCTCGTCTTCGACGACGCCGACCTCGACGAGGCGGTCGAGGGCCTGATCGCCACCAAGTACCGCAACACCGGCCAGGCGTGCATCAGCGCCAACCGCGTCTACGTACAGGACGGGATCCACGACGCGTTCGCGAAGAAGCTCGCCGAGCGGGTCGGCGCCCTCGCCGTCGGCGACGGCTTCGACAAGGGCGTCCAGCAGGGCCCGCTCATCGACGAGGACGCGGTGGCGAAGGTCGAGTCCCACGTCGCCGACGCCGTCGCCCACGGGGCCGTGGTCCTGCACGGCGGCAGGCGCCACGCACGGGGCGGCCTCTTCTACGAGCCGACCGTGCTGACGGGCGTCACCGCCGAGATGGCCGTCACCCGCGAGGAGACCTTCGGCCCGGTGACCCCGTTGGTGCGGTTCACCGACGAGAGCGACGCCGTCCGCATGGCCAACGACACCGAATTCGGCCTCGCCGCCTACCTGTTCGCCAAGGACGCCGAGCGCATCTGGCGCGTCGCCGCCGCCCTGGAGGCGGGCATGGTCGGCATCAACACCGGCCTGATCTCCAACGAGACCGCCCCCTTCGGCGGGGTCAAGCAGTCCGGCATCGGCCGCGAGGGCTCGGTCCACGGCCTCGATGAGTTCCTGGAGCTCAAGTACCTCGCCTGGGAAGGCGCGAAGGCCCCCACCTCCGCCCACGAACCCGCCTGA
- a CDS encoding NAD(P)-binding domain-containing protein — MTVFLTDADVRAAFEWADAIAALRSAYAAPPDETRFPARTMARGDGLWLRTLSGVPGDGGPMGAKLIAASPRHRRASYLIPLFDQESMELTALLDGHSITGFRTAATSALAADLLAPAGPLRVGVIGSGFEAQNHVRALAATRTLSSVTVFSPNPASRTRFTRELADLGLPLATAESPEAAVADADLVVCAARSRDERPTLRQAPAGVTIVSIGSTLPEQRELATEVIARAEVIVADMVDEVAEDTGDLIAARKAGIDLAGKVVPLADVVSGRVSGRPADDPDAVVIYKSVGSAAQDLAVAAMCTRRAAQLSLGTELPVTISPVSK; from the coding sequence ATGACCGTCTTTCTCACTGACGCCGACGTCAGAGCCGCCTTCGAGTGGGCTGACGCCATCGCGGCACTGCGCAGCGCCTACGCCGCACCGCCTGACGAGACTCGCTTCCCGGCGCGCACGATGGCTCGCGGAGACGGCCTGTGGCTGCGCACGCTCAGTGGCGTGCCCGGCGACGGCGGCCCCATGGGGGCCAAGCTGATCGCCGCCTCGCCTCGGCACCGGCGGGCCTCGTATCTGATCCCGTTGTTCGACCAGGAGAGCATGGAGCTGACGGCGCTCCTGGACGGCCACTCCATCACCGGTTTCCGTACCGCCGCCACCTCGGCGCTCGCCGCCGACCTGCTGGCCCCCGCCGGCCCCCTGCGCGTCGGGGTGATCGGATCCGGCTTCGAGGCGCAGAACCATGTCCGTGCCCTGGCGGCGACGCGCACGCTGTCGTCCGTCACGGTGTTCAGCCCCAACCCCGCCAGCCGCACCCGGTTCACCCGGGAACTCGCCGACCTCGGGCTGCCGCTCGCCACCGCGGAGAGCCCCGAGGCGGCCGTCGCCGATGCCGACCTGGTGGTTTGCGCGGCTCGCTCCCGGGACGAGCGGCCCACCCTGCGGCAGGCTCCGGCCGGCGTCACCATCGTGTCGATCGGGTCCACCCTTCCCGAGCAGCGCGAACTGGCGACCGAGGTGATCGCCCGCGCCGAAGTGATCGTCGCCGACATGGTCGACGAGGTCGCCGAGGACACGGGAGACCTGATCGCGGCGAGGAAGGCTGGCATCGACCTCGCCGGAAAGGTGGTCCCGCTCGCCGACGTCGTCTCCGGTCGCGTGTCCGGCCGGCCGGCGGACGACCCGGACGCGGTAGTGATCTACAAGTCCGTCGGCTCGGCGGCGCAGGACCTCGCGGTCGCCGCGATGTGCACCCGGCGGGCCGCCCAACTGTCCCTGGGCACCGAACTGCCCGTCACCATTTCCCCCGTCTCGAAGTGA
- a CDS encoding SDR family oxidoreductase: protein MTDPRSGGHLPAEGWGRLLGKVVVVTGAARGQGAAEAEALTREGALVIATDVTEAPGCRRLDVTGEQDWADLATALKETYGQVHGLVNNAGITWRARLGEVRPEDFDRVHSVNVTGPLLGMRHLAPLMPPGASIVNVGSSAGLTAHYPVAYTASKWGLRGLSKTAALELGPRGIRVNTIHPGYIETEMTASAAPAFREANIRETPLGRTGTVHEVTPLIVFLLSDESSFITGAEIAVDGGLTAHGGVKSVSDALRPEAP, encoded by the coding sequence ATGACGGACCCGCGCTCCGGGGGGCACCTCCCGGCCGAAGGCTGGGGGAGGTTGCTGGGCAAGGTGGTCGTGGTCACCGGCGCGGCTCGCGGCCAGGGTGCCGCGGAGGCCGAGGCACTGACCCGCGAGGGCGCCCTGGTGATCGCCACCGATGTGACGGAGGCACCCGGCTGCCGCCGTCTCGACGTCACCGGCGAGCAGGACTGGGCCGATCTCGCCACCGCTCTGAAGGAGACATACGGGCAGGTCCACGGCCTGGTCAACAACGCGGGCATCACCTGGCGGGCCCGGCTCGGCGAGGTCCGCCCCGAGGACTTCGACCGCGTCCACTCCGTCAACGTCACCGGCCCGCTGCTCGGCATGCGGCACCTGGCCCCGCTCATGCCGCCCGGTGCCTCGATCGTCAACGTCGGCTCCTCCGCCGGGCTCACCGCCCACTACCCGGTGGCGTACACCGCCAGCAAGTGGGGCCTGCGCGGGCTGTCCAAGACGGCCGCGCTGGAACTCGGACCGCGCGGAATCCGCGTCAACACGATCCACCCCGGCTACATCGAGACCGAGATGACCGCCTCCGCCGCCCCCGCCTTCCGCGAGGCCAACATCCGAGAGACCCCGCTCGGCCGCACCGGCACCGTCCACGAGGTCACCCCACTGATCGTCTTCCTGTTGTCGGACGAGTCGTCGTTCATCACCGGCGCGGAGATCGCCGTCGACGGCGGACTCACCGCGCACGGCGGGGTCAAGTCCGTCTCGGACGCCCTGCGACCGGAGGCGCCGTGA
- a CDS encoding fumarylacetoacetate hydrolase family protein, translating into MRFAAYEHQHRRRVAVVGEDGRLHPVPGERALTELITTGALSEAGATALDTPAGPHVSQVRLLPPLRPASVRDFVTFEEHVEGVRRSIDGASGVPDAWYTAPTFYFTNPHAVFGPHDDIPVPPGSQALDFELEVAAVIGREGRDLTPEQAREHIVGYTVFNDWSARDLQSAEMKVGLGPCKGKDTATTLGPYLVTADELEPYRDAEGFLRLALTAEVNGQVVGEDLLSNMSWTFEEMVAYASRGTRVVPGDVLGSGTCGNGGCLAELWGRRGERTPPPLRPGDTVSLTVEGIGTLTNTVVPGADPVPLPAGRRRSRERP; encoded by the coding sequence ATGCGTTTCGCCGCATACGAGCACCAACACCGGCGCCGGGTCGCCGTAGTCGGCGAGGACGGCCGCCTCCACCCGGTCCCCGGCGAGCGCGCACTCACCGAACTGATCACAACAGGCGCCCTCTCCGAGGCGGGGGCCACGGCCCTCGACACCCCGGCCGGACCGCACGTCTCCCAGGTGCGACTGCTGCCGCCGCTCCGACCGGCCTCCGTACGGGACTTCGTCACCTTCGAGGAGCATGTCGAGGGCGTACGACGCTCGATCGACGGCGCGAGCGGCGTACCGGACGCCTGGTACACCGCGCCGACCTTCTACTTCACCAACCCCCACGCCGTGTTCGGGCCGCACGACGACATTCCCGTACCCCCAGGCTCCCAGGCCTTGGACTTTGAACTCGAAGTCGCCGCCGTCATCGGCCGCGAGGGCCGCGACCTCACCCCCGAGCAGGCCCGTGAGCACATCGTCGGCTACACGGTCTTCAACGACTGGTCGGCGCGCGACCTCCAGTCCGCCGAGATGAAGGTCGGCCTCGGCCCCTGCAAGGGCAAGGACACCGCCACCACTCTCGGGCCGTACCTGGTCACCGCCGACGAACTGGAGCCGTACCGGGACGCGGAGGGCTTTCTGCGGCTGGCCCTGACCGCCGAGGTCAACGGGCAGGTGGTCGGCGAGGACCTGCTGTCCAACATGAGCTGGACCTTCGAGGAGATGGTCGCCTACGCCTCCCGTGGCACCCGGGTCGTGCCGGGTGACGTCCTGGGCTCCGGCACGTGCGGGAACGGCGGCTGCCTCGCCGAACTGTGGGGACGGCGGGGCGAGCGGACTCCGCCGCCGCTCAGGCCCGGCGACACCGTCTCTCTCACCGTCGAGGGCATCGGCACGCTCACCAACACCGTCGTCCCCGGCGCCGATCCCGTGCCACTGCCGGCCGGCCGGCGCCGCAGCCGGGAGCGGCCATGA
- a CDS encoding VOC family protein, producing the protein MSARLLTHLRHVDLAVPDYDKQLDFYAGVWGLTKVAEDSGISFLAAEGSPEQYVVRLRQAEEKRLDLVSYGAASPADVDILAEQLLAGGVQLISQPGKVDTPGGGYGFRFFDVDGRTIEVSADVEARQHRKIEEKESIPVKLSHVVLNSPDLNRTREWYERHLGFRLTDTLSSPHMGEVMHFMRISNQHHSMAVAQGPHTSVHHVSFEMRGIDEYMRGTGRLLRAGVHKVWGPGRHTAGDNTFTYFLDPHGNTVEYTTELEILDEDTWHPHVYDFSQPEIADQWGTANPMNELVAKESFNDVDRGVFVAPPV; encoded by the coding sequence ATGAGTGCACGCCTGCTGACCCACCTCCGCCACGTCGACCTCGCCGTACCCGACTACGACAAACAGCTCGACTTCTACGCCGGCGTCTGGGGCCTGACCAAGGTCGCCGAGGACTCCGGCATCTCCTTCCTGGCCGCCGAGGGCAGCCCGGAGCAGTACGTCGTCCGGCTGCGTCAGGCCGAGGAGAAGCGCCTCGACCTCGTCTCCTACGGCGCCGCGAGCCCGGCCGACGTGGACATCCTCGCCGAGCAACTCCTTGCGGGCGGCGTGCAGTTGATCTCCCAGCCGGGCAAGGTCGACACCCCCGGAGGCGGCTACGGCTTCCGCTTCTTCGACGTCGACGGCCGCACCATCGAGGTCTCCGCGGATGTCGAGGCCCGGCAGCACCGCAAGATCGAGGAGAAGGAGTCGATCCCGGTCAAGCTGTCCCACGTCGTGCTCAACTCCCCTGATCTGAACCGGACTCGGGAGTGGTACGAGCGCCACCTCGGCTTCCGCCTGACCGACACACTCAGCTCGCCGCACATGGGCGAGGTCATGCACTTCATGCGGATCTCCAATCAGCACCACTCGATGGCCGTCGCGCAGGGCCCGCACACCTCCGTACACCACGTCTCCTTCGAGATGCGCGGCATCGACGAGTACATGCGCGGCACCGGACGCCTGCTGCGGGCCGGAGTCCACAAGGTCTGGGGCCCCGGCCGGCACACGGCGGGCGACAACACCTTCACCTACTTCCTCGACCCGCACGGCAACACCGTCGAGTACACGACCGAGCTGGAGATCCTCGACGAGGACACCTGGCACCCGCACGTCTACGACTTCTCCCAGCCCGAGATCGCCGACCAGTGGGGCACGGCCAACCCGATGAACGAACTCGTCGCCAAGGAGTCGTTCAACGACGTCGACCGCGGCGTGTTCGTCGCCCCGCCGGTCTGA
- a CDS encoding amidohydrolase family protein, translating to MTSRPPLDHQPSTSADAHPWPTVDVHAHVLLPAVEALVDGSPGLAEARALDARRNGRAALAVNGPMVHERIPRLTDAGVRLAAMDAQGVDVQLVSPSPSHYHPWTDEATAEKVCRLANEATAAHCSAAPDRLKGLGLVPLHHPGLAVAALEHALEQGMLGAEISSHVPGRELSDAAYEPFWRRAEEIGAVLFLHPFGCTLDERLDRWYLSNTVGQPTENAVALSHLIFSGVLDRYPGLKLIAAHGGGYLPTHIGRADHAWSVRSDAGADCAHLPSSYLKRLYFDSLVHDPHVLRALIAAAGVDRVLLGSDFPFDMGTEDPVGALRAAQLPEADFHAVRGGNAAALLRLT from the coding sequence GTGACGTCTCGCCCGCCACTCGACCACCAGCCCTCGACGAGCGCTGACGCGCACCCCTGGCCAACGGTCGATGTGCACGCCCACGTCCTGCTGCCCGCGGTCGAGGCACTGGTGGACGGCTCGCCGGGCCTGGCCGAGGCGAGGGCGCTCGACGCCCGCCGCAACGGACGGGCCGCGCTGGCCGTCAACGGGCCCATGGTGCACGAGCGGATCCCCAGACTCACCGACGCCGGTGTGCGGCTGGCCGCGATGGACGCCCAGGGCGTCGACGTGCAGCTGGTCAGCCCGTCCCCGTCGCACTACCACCCCTGGACGGACGAGGCGACCGCCGAGAAGGTGTGCCGACTGGCCAACGAGGCCACGGCGGCGCACTGTTCGGCCGCACCGGACCGGCTCAAAGGGCTCGGCCTGGTCCCCTTGCACCACCCCGGCCTGGCCGTCGCTGCACTCGAACACGCCCTGGAGCAGGGGATGCTGGGTGCGGAGATCTCCAGCCACGTGCCGGGGCGCGAGCTGTCCGACGCGGCCTACGAGCCCTTCTGGCGGCGGGCCGAGGAAATCGGCGCGGTGCTCTTCCTGCACCCGTTCGGCTGCACCCTCGACGAGCGGCTCGACCGGTGGTACCTGTCCAACACCGTCGGCCAGCCCACCGAGAACGCCGTCGCGCTGTCCCACCTCATCTTCTCCGGGGTCCTGGACCGTTATCCGGGACTGAAGCTGATCGCGGCGCACGGCGGCGGCTACCTCCCCACTCACATCGGGCGCGCCGACCACGCCTGGTCCGTCCGCTCCGACGCGGGCGCGGACTGCGCCCACCTGCCCAGCAGCTACCTCAAGCGGCTCTACTTCGACTCCCTCGTCCACGACCCCCACGTCCTGCGCGCGCTCATCGCCGCCGCGGGCGTGGACCGGGTCCTGCTCGGCTCCGACTTCCCCTTCGACATGGGCACCGAGGACCCCGTCGGGGCACTGCGCGCCGCCCAGCTGCCCGAAGCCGACTTCCACGCCGTACGCGGCGGCAACGCGGCAGCGCTGCTGCGGCTCACCTGA